The following are from one region of the Arachis duranensis cultivar V14167 chromosome 10, aradu.V14167.gnm2.J7QH, whole genome shotgun sequence genome:
- the LOC107469162 gene encoding TPR repeat-containing thioredoxin TTL1-like, whose protein sequence is MRDTSPESRGCGLLSSLLRRRGSSRSKTERYSGNDDAHNHGKQPSKAKDSKRPRSDVSDDARRSASSASSNSNTPQRQKHVVVSVNQNHQRKQQQHDEAAAASMAVCSSSRSSKVSPVQGYVNQGRKVPKDAVGISGELDSMLNDYQKPKGSNKLVRASSNVMIYGNLGNLGQGGGGTNYPSSNIPMDKVENGGGSNNNRNKKVTRNSKEESGSLCRAVSTRMDPEQLKIMGNEDYKNGNFAEALALYDAAIAIDPNKAAYRSNKSAALTALGRLLEAVFECREAIRIDQHYQRAHQRLGNLYFRLGDPEKALYHYKQAGPEADPDEIAKVKILQVHLNKCTEARRVGDCNTLITETNKVISSGADSAQQIFALQAEALLKLRRHQDAEKIMSKCPKFDVDECTRFFGPICNANLLVTRAQVDIAAGRFEDALEAAQKAVSLDPNNREANMVMRKARDVSAARSKGNELFKASRFSEACAAYGEGLERDPYNSVLLCNSAACRSKLGQHEKAVEDCTLALNLRPSYAKARLRRADCNAKLERWEASIQDYEILLKETPDDEQVKRALLEAQEKLKTQRGG, encoded by the exons ATGAGAGACACTTCACCAGAAAGCAGAGGTTGTGGTTTGCTATCATCATTGCTTCGCAGGCGCGGCTCATCTAGGAGCAAAACTGAAAGATATTCTGGTAATGATGATGCTCATAATCATGGGAAGCAACCATCAAAAGCCAAAGATTCAAAACGGCCCCGGAGTGATGTCTCCGATGATGCCCGAAGATCTGCTTCTTCTGCATCAAGCAATTCCAACACTCCCCAAAGGCAAAAGCATGTAGTTGTAAGTGTAAACCAAAACCACCAAaggaaacaacaacaacatgaTGAGGCAGCAGCAGCATCAATGGCAGTGTGTTCGTCATCTAGGTCGTCAAAGGTGTCACCTGTACAAGGATATGTCAATCAAGGAAGAAAGGTTCCAAAAGATGCCGTTGGAATATCCGGTGAGCTTGATAGCATGTTAAACGATTACCAGAAGCCGAAGGGAAGCAACAAGCTTGTTCGAGCTTCTAGCAATGTGATGATATATGGTAACTTAGGTAACCTTGgacaaggaggaggaggaacaaATTATCCTAGTTCAAACATTCCAATGGATAAAGTGGAAAATGGTGGTGGTAGTAACAATAATAGGAATAAAAAGGTTACTAGGAATAGTAAAGAAGAATCAGGTTCACTTTGTAGGGCTGTGTCTACTAGAATGGACCCTGAACAGTTGAAGATAATGGGGAATGAGGATTATAAGAATGGGAACTTTGCTGAGGCATTGGCTCTGTATGATGCAGCAATTGCAATTGATCCTAATAAGGCTGCTTATAGAAGCAATAAAAGTGCAGCATTAACAGCTCTTGGAAGGCTTTTGGAGGCTGTGTTTGAATGTAGAGAAGCCATTCGGATTGATCAGCATTACCAAAGAGCTCATCAACGATTGGGAAACTTGTACTTTAG ACTAGGAGACCCAGAAAAGGCATTGTATCATTATAAACAAGCAGGACCAGAGGCTGATCCTGATGAGATTGCTAAAGTGAAGATTCTTCAGGTTCATCTAAACAAGTGCACGGAGGCTCGCAGGGTGGGTGATTGCAACACACTAATCACTGAAACTAACAAGGTTATATCATCTGGTGCAGATTCTGCTCAACAG ATATTTGCATTACAAGCAGAAGCACTCTTAAAGCTTCGTAGACATCAAGATGCAGAAAAAATAATGTCAAAGTGCCCGAAATTTGATGTTGATGAGTGTACTAGGTTCTTTGGACCTATATGCAATGCAAATTTGTTGGTGACACGTGCCCAAGTCGATATAGCAGCTGGGAG ATTTGAAGATGCTTTAGAAGCAGCACAGAAAGCAGTTAGTTTGGATCCCAATAATAGGGAGGCCAATATGGTTATGAGAAAGGCTCGAGATGTCAGCGCTGCTCGATCAAAGGGAAACGAGCTTTTCAAGGCATCAAGGTTCTCTGAGGCCTGTGCCGCATATGGAGAGGGACTTGAACGTGATCCATATAACTCTGTTTTACTATGCAACAGTGCTGCATGCAGATCAAAACTAGGCCAACATGAGAAAGCTGTGGAAGATTGCACTCTTGCACTTAACTTGCGCCCATCTTATGCCAAGGCTAGGTTGAGAAGAGCTGATTGCAATGCCAAG TTGGAAAGGTGGGAAGCTTCCATACAAGACTATGAAATTTTGTTAAAAGAGACACCAGATGATGAACAAGTAAAACGGGCATTGCTGGAGGCCCAAGAAAAGCTAAAGACGCAAAGAGGTGGATAA